The following proteins come from a genomic window of Malus sylvestris chromosome 4, drMalSylv7.2, whole genome shotgun sequence:
- the LOC126619301 gene encoding replication factor C subunit 3-like: MLWVDKYRPKTLDQAIIHQDIAQNVKKLVAEQDCPHLLFYGPSGSGKKTLIIALLRQVFGPSADKVPIFSYTWKVDAGSRTIDIELTTMSSTNHIELNPSDAGFQDRYIVQEIIKEMAKNRPLDTKGKKGYKILVLNEVDKLSREAQHSLRRTMEKYSAYCRLILCCNSSSKVTEAIRSRCLNVRINAPTEDQIVKVLEFIGKKEALQLPSGLTARIAEKSNRSLRRAILSLETCRVQQYPFTSNQSMPPMDWEEYVSEIASDIMKEQSPKRLYQVRQKLYELLLNCIPPEIILKRLLYELLKKLDAELKHEVCHWAAYYEHRMRLGQKAIFHLEAFVAKFMSIYKAFLIEAFG, encoded by the exons ATGCTGTGGGTAGACAAGTACCGACCCAAAACCCTAGACCAGGCAATTATCCACCAAGATATCGCCCAAAACGTCAAGAA GCTGGTTGCAGAGCAGGATTGCCCCCATTTGCTCTTTTATGGCCCTTCCGGCTCTGGCAAGAAAACCCTCATCATCGCCCTCCTCCGTCAGGTTTTCGGTCCCAGCGCCGATAAGGTCCCAATTTTCTCATACA CATGGAAAGTTGAT GCTGGGAGCAGAACCATTGATATAGAGCTGACTACAATGTCAAGCACAAACCATATTGAATTGAACCCCAGTGATGCAGGCTTTCAGGACAGATATATTGTTCAAGAGATAATTAAAGAAATGGCTAAAAATAGGCCCCTTGACACAAAAGGGAAAAAAGGATATAAAA TCTTAGTGCTGAATGAAGTTGACAAGCTTTCAAGAGAAGCGCAGCATTCTCTTCGAAGAACTATGGAGAAATATAGTGCTTATTGCCGGCTAATACTATGCTGTAACAGTTCTTCAAAGGTTACTGAAGCAATCCGGTCTCGGTGTCTAAATGTGCGAATAAATGCGCCAACAGAAGACCAG ATTGTTAAGGTATTGGAGTTCATTGGAAAGAAGGAAGCGCTGCAACTTCCTTCTGGATTAACTGCTCGTATAGCTGAAAAATCAAATAGGAGCTTAAGGAGAGCTATATTGTCATTAGAAACTTGTCGTGTCCAACA GTATCCCTTTACAAGTAACCAATCAATGCCCCCAATGGACTGGGAGGAATATGTTTCTGAAATCGCCTCTGATATAATGAAGGAGCAGAGCCCAAAAAG GCTTTATCAGGTGCGGCAGAAGCTGTATGAGCTACTTCTAAATTGTATTCCTCCAGAGATCATCTTGAAG AGGCTGCTTTATGAGTTATTGAAGAAATTGGATGCAGAACTGAAGCATGAGGTCTGCCATTGGGCTGCATATTAT GAACACAGGATGCGTCTTGGGCAGAAAGCAATATTTCACCTGGAAG CATTCGTGGCGAAGTTCATGAGCATCTATAAGGCTTTCCTCATTGAAGCGTTTGGCTGA
- the LOC126619298 gene encoding calmodulin-like protein 3 has translation MPTIFPRIFLIYNLLNTFLLSLVPKHLRHLLPSSWFPHHTTLLDTKTPSPQPPPPSSLSLPLPLPSGGACHVRMDPNELKRVFQMFDRNGDGRITKQELNDSLENLGIYIPDKELFNMIEKIDVNGDGCVDIDEFGELYQSIMDERDEEEDMKEAFNVFDQNGDGFITVDELRSVLSSLGLKQGRTIEDCKRMIMKVDVDGDGRVNFKEFRQMMKGGGFSALS, from the coding sequence ATGCCAACCATTTTCCCAAGGATTTTCCTTATTTACAATCTTCTTAATACATTCCTCCTCTCTTTGGTCCCCAAGCATCTCAGGCATCTCCTCCCCTCCTCCTGGTTCCCCCACCACACCACTCTTCTTGACACCAAAACACCGTCACCCCAACCCCCACCTCCGTCGTCGTTGTCTTTGCCCTTGCCCTTGCCTTCTGGCGGTGCTTGTCACGTCAGAATGGACCCCAATGAGCTCAAACGCGTGTTCCAGATGTTTGATCGCAATGGGGATGGGCGGATCACCAAGCAGGAGCTCAACGACTCCTTGGAGAACCTGGGAATCTACATCCCGGACAAGGAGCTCTTCAACATGATCGAAAAGATTGACGTGAACGGTGATGGGTGCGTGGACATTGACGAGTTCGGGGAGTTGTACCAGTCTATCATGGACGAGCGCGACGAGGAGGAGGACATGAAGGAGGCATTCAACGTGTTTGATCAAAACGGAGACGGGTTCATAACCGTCGATGAGTTGAGGTCGGTTTTGTCGTCCCTCGGGCTTAAGCAAGGGAGGACTATAGAGGACTGCAAGAGGATGATCATGAAGGTGGATGTGGACGGAGATGGGAGGGTCAACTTCAAGGAGTTCAGGCAAATGATGAAGGGAGGAGGGTTTAGTGCGTTGAGTTAA